The genomic stretch TCACGTCGGTCAGCACCTGATCGAGCGGCACCTCGGTGAACCCGGCCGTGAGCCGCCCGATCCGGGAGAACGCGAGCAGGTCGTTGATCAGGCGTTGCATGCGCTGGGCGCCGTCGACGGCGAACGCGATGTACTGGTCGGCGCGCTCGTCGAGCTTGCCCGCGTACCGGCGTTGCAGCAGCTGGCAGAAGCTGGCCACCTTGCGCAGCGGCTCCTGCAGGTCGTGCGAGGCGACGTAGGCGAACTGCTCGAGGTCGCGATTGGACCGGGTCAGTTCCTCGGTCTGCGCCTTGAGCTGGTCGTTGACCCACTCGATCTGGGCGCGGGCCTCGCGGACCTCGTTCAGCTCGGCCGAGATCTTGCGACGCATGCCGTCGACGTCGTCGGCCAGGCCGGCGAGCTCGGGCGAACCGCTGCTCACGATGCGCTTGCCGTAGTCGCCGTCGGCCACACCCCGCACCTGCTCGGCGAGCTCGGTCACCGGGCGGCTGACCATCCGGTCGAGCAACAGCAGCAGCGCCGACCCGGCCAGGATGATGATCGCGGCGGCGGCGATCTGGATGGCCACCATCGTGCGGCTGCCGGCCTTGGCCGCGTCCGCCGACTCCGTCCGCAGCACCTGGATGTCGCCCTGCATGGCCGCGATGGCGTTGCGCAGCGCGTCGAACTGGGCGGTCGAGGTGCCCTTGATCTCCTGCTGCGCGGCTTGGGTGCCCTCGGAGCGGACGGTCGCGATGACTGGCTCGGCGACCTCGCGGCGCCACTCGTCGGCTCGCTGCCGCACGACGTCGAGCGCCTGACGGACCTCGGTGTCCTCCGGGTGGATCAGCCTGTCGAGAGTGGTGATCAGCCGGGCCTCGTCCGCCAGGCCCCGCGTGTACGGCTCGAGGTTGGCCTCTTCCCCCGTGATCGCGAAGCCCCGGACGCCGGTTTCCTGATCGACGTACGCCGTGTTGAGCATCTCGCCGTTGGCCCGCATCGGGCTGGCCCGGTCGAGCACGTCGTCGAGCTGGCGGTTGTTCTGCGCGGCAGTGATCGCGGCGAGGACGCCGAGCGCGCTGAGCAGCACCCCGACCGTGACGCAGAGGGCCAGGATGCGCCGCCGCAGGGTCCAGCTGTGCAGGTTGAGCAGCCTCATCGCCCATTCCCTCGCGAGATCAGCAGCATGGCCACGTCGTCGGCCAGCGGTCCGCCGTTGGCGTGCTCCGCCCGGCCGACCAGCCAGGCCGGCAGGGCGGGCAACGGCACCGTACGGGCGGCGGGCTCGTCGAGCAGGGCACAGAGGCCGGACACGTCGAGCCGCTCGTTGCCGGCGCCGGTGTGCCCCTCGATCAGGCCGTCGGTGTACATCAGCAAAGACCAGTCATCTCGGGAGAACTCGACCTCGGTGGCGGGAGTGGGCCGGGGACGGACCCCGAGCACGATCCCGGTGCGGGCCTGGACGGGACCGACCCGGCCGTCCCGGAGCAACACCGGAGGGGGATGCCCGGCCAGCCGGACCACCGCCTTGTTCCCGTCGAGGTCGATGGTCACCGCGGCGACGGTCGCGAAGACCTCGCGGGCCCGGCGCTCGCTCATCAGCACCTGTTCGAGCGAGGGCAGGATCTGCTCGTCGGCCACGCCGGCCAGGACCAGCGCGCGCCAGGCGACCCGGAGCTCGACGCCGAGCGCGGCCTCGTCGACCCCGTGGCCGCAGACGTCGCCGACGATCACCTGCAGCTTGTTGTCACCCACCTGCACGACGTCGAAGAAGTCACCGCCCAGCAGCCCCAAGGCCCGGCCGGAACGGTAGAACGTGTGCACCGCCACCCGATCGGTGGACATCAGGGGCTGCGGCAGCAGGCCGCGCTCGAGGCGGGCCGACTCGGCCTGGCGCAGCTCGACCTCCCGCAGCCGCTGAGCGTTCTCGTCGGCCCGCTTGCGCTCGACCGCGTACCGCAGCGCCCGGGTCAGCAGAACGCCGTCGACCTGGCCCTTGACCAGGTAGTCCTGCGCGCCCTCGGCCACCGCGGCGACGCCCAGGTGCTCGTCGGAGCGGCCGGTGAGCACGCAGACCGCGGCGCTGCCTGCCATCGCGAGCAGCTTGCGCAGCCCGTCGATGCCCTCGGCGTCGGGCAGGCCGAGGTCGAGCAGCACGCACTGAATGCCGGTGAGCAGGCCGCGGGCCTCACGCAGGCTGGTCGCCACGCGCAGGTCGAACGGCGCGTCGGCCTCGTGCAGCAGCTCGCGGACGAGGAACGCGTCACCCTCGTCGTCCTCGACGAGCAGCACACGCAGGCGCTCCTGGTAGGCCGGGACGACGGGGCGGGCACGGGGCGCGACCGAGTGCTCAGTCATGCCGCCCCCCACCTCGTCCGACTCTCGGCCCCTGCCCGCTGATCGTGTACCACCGGGTGCGGGCGCACAACACTCTCACGTGGCCTCCTCGGCGGCCACACGACGGGCGTGCTGCGCGATGACCTCCCCGAGAATGCCGTGCAGCCGCCCGCACTCCTGGCAGTGCAGATTTTCGTCGAGGTGACGTCCGCCGCACTCGACACAGGTGCCTCGGTCGGCCGGGTCGCGGTAGGCCGCGAGCGCCTTGCACATGGCTCGGATGACGTGGTCGCTGACCGGGAAGACGCCCTCGCCCATGGCGGTGCGCACGCCCACCATGGCGACCGGCGCGGCCTCGGGATGGGGGTCGTAGGGCGCGACAGCGTCGATGAACGCGGCCACCACGGCGGCGGGGTCGAACGGCGTGCTCACCCCGACAACGCTAGGCCACGCCCTGAACGATCTTCCGGCTACCCGGTGTCGTACCCAACCGCTTAGATACACCCATGCGTGTTCCCGCGATCACCGACCCGGCCCACCGCGCCCTGGCTGCCCTCGTCGCCGTGGTGGTGCTGGCGCTGGCCGGTGTGGCCGGTCTCGCGGCGATCCGGCCGCCGTCGGCCCGGCCCGCCTCGGCGCCGGCCGCCGAGTTCAGCGCCGGCCGCGCGTTCGAACAGGTCGAGGCGATCGCCCGGCGGCCGCACCCGGTCGGCAGCCCGGCCAACGACGAGGTGCGCGAACACCTGCTGACCACGCTGCGGGGCCTGGGCCTGAGCCCCGAGGTGCAGGACACGGTGTCGATCGAGGGCGCCCGGCTGTCGGCCGGCGCGGGCGGCGCCGGTCTGGCCCGGGTACGCAACGTCGTCGCCCGCATCCCCGGCACCGGCTCGACCGGCCGGATCTTCCTGGTTGCGCACTACGACTCGGCCCAGGTCGCCCCGGGCGGCAACGACGACGCGGCCGGCACTTCGACGATCCTTGAGGTGGCCCGGGCCCTGCTGGCCGGGCCGCGCCCGCGCAACGACGTGGTGCTCGTGCTGACCGACGGGGAGGAGGCCTGCGTCTGCGGCGCCAAGGCGTTCGTCGATCAGCACCCGCTGGCCCGTGACGGCGGGGTCGTGCTCAACATCGAGGCCCGGGGCAGCAGCGGCCCGGCCATCATGTTCGAGACCTCGGCCGGCAACGGTGGGCTGGTCGGGGCCTACGCGCACGCCGCCAGGCCGGTGGGCACGTCGTTCGCGGTCGAGATCTATCGGCTGATGCCCAACGACACCGACTTCACCCCGTTCCGCGAGTCGGGCTTCGCCGGCATGAATTCGGCCTACATCGACGGCGCGGCGGTCTATCACGCGCCGACCGACGTGCCCGCCGCGATGAACCGCGACAGCCTGCAGCATCACGGCGACAACACGCTGGCCGTGACACGGGAGCTGGCCGGCCGCGACCTGGCCACGCTCAAGGACACCGACGGCGGGGACGCCACCTACTTCCCCGTGCCGGGCCTGCTGGTGCGCCACCCCGGCTCGCTGGTCTGGCCGATCGCCGTGCTGGCCCTGGTCGCCGTGGCCGCGCTGGCCTGGGCGGCCCGCCGCCGTGAACTGATCACCACCCGGCGGGCCCTGGTGGCCGGCGCGCTGGCCCTGGCGCCGATCGTGCTGGCCCCGGTGCTGGCCCAGGCTCTGTGGCTGTTCCTGGCAACCATCAGGCCCGCGTACGCCGGCATGCCCATCGACCCGTATCAGCCGGGGCTCTATCGGCTGGCCGTCATCCTCATGTCCGCGGCCGTTGTCCTGGCCTGGTTCGCGTTGCTGCGCCGCCGGCTCGGCCCCGCCGCCCTGGCCATCGCGGGCCTGGCCTGGCTCGCTGTGCTCGGCCTGGTGCTGGCCGCGGTGGTGCCCGGCGGTTCCTACCTGGCCGCCGTGCCCGCCCTCGCCGGGGCGCTGACCGGCCTGGTCGCCGTGCTGACCCGCGGCTGGGTGCCGGTGCTCGCCGTGGCCCTGGGCGGCGCCGTGGCCACGGTCATCCTGCTCCCGACGGTGATCATGCTGTTTCCGGCGCTGGGCCTGGGACTGGGCGCGGCCGGGGCGTTCCTCACGGTCCTGCTCGGCCTGGCCCTGGTGCCGGCGCTCGACCTGATCCACCCGCGGGCCGGTGGTCAGCGCGGTCTCGAGGCCCTGCGCAGCCGCCGCCGGGGCGCCCTGCCCGCGCTGGTCGCCGCCGTGGCCGCGCTGGCCTGCGCAGTGGCCGGGCTGGCGGTCGACCGGTTCGACGCCGAGCACCCGGCCCTGACCCACCTGATGTACGCGCTCGACGCCGACAACGGCACCGCCCGCTGGGTCAGCGCCGAGTCGAGGGTGCAGGGGTGGACCGGTCAGTTCGTGCACGGCGACCCGCATCGGGTGGACGACACGCTGCCGTCGTTCGGCCCCGAGCAGGTGCGCACCGGCGACGCCCCCGCCGCGAATCTGCCCGCGCCGCAGCTCACCGTCGAGTCGGACACCCGTACGGGGGAATCCCGGGCGCTCGTGCTCCGGCTGAAACCGCAGCGTCCGGCCCGCCTGGTCACCCTGCACGTGGCGGCCGGGACGCAGGTGGAGTCGGCGACCGTGGGCGGCCGCCCGATGCCCGCCCGCGAGCCGATCGACGGCGCCTGGGCGTGGGGGTTCATCTTCCACGCCCCGCCCGCCGACGGCATCGAGATCAAGCTGACCGTCCGCGGCACGGGCCAGGTCAAGTTCCGGGCCATGGACGGCAGCGACGGCCTGACCGAGCTGCCCGGCTTCAGGCCCCGCCCGCCCGCGATCGGCGTCGTCGGCTCCCACACGAGCGAACTGCTCGGCGTGGCCAAGACCTACACGTTCTGAGCGAAGGGCCGATGACCGCGATCTATCGACCGCGGCCGCGGCGGCCGGTGGACTCGTTGTGGCGGAAGTGCACGAAGAGGCGGCCCCAGTTGTCGCCGTCCTTCTCGACCCGGTGGTAGAGCTGCTTGATCTCCTTCTGGTCGAGGAAACGCAGCACCTTCTTCTTCAACGCGCCGCTGCCCTTGCCCGGGATGATCTCGACAGTGCTGGCCTTCTTCTGTACGGCCTCGTCGATGATCCCGCGCAGCGCACGGTCGATCTCTTGCCCCTTGTTGAAGATGTCGTGCAGGTCGAGCTTCAGCTTCACTGGGAGTCCTCTGCTTTGCCGAGCCACTGCTCGACCCGGTGCAATGCGTCCTGGTAGTCGGAATGATGCTTCATCGCCGCGGCCAGCCTCAGGTGGGGCAGCGCCTCGCGGAAGCGACCGTCCCGTTCCAGTGTGCGACCCAGCACGTGGTGCGCGTAGTGGTCGGACGGATCATGCGCGACGAGCGCCCGCAGATGAGCCTCGGCCCGGCCGAGCTGGGCCGAGTTGAAGTAGGCGCGGGCCAGCAGCTGCCGCACGGCGGTGTTGCGCGGCTCGGCCTCGACTATCGGCTCGAGCAGCTTGGCCGCCCCGAGCGGGTCGCCGGACTCGAAGAAGAAGGTGGCCCTGCGGTACTCCTCGAGAAGGTCCACGTGTCACTCCCCACGCTCGCGCCGGCTACCCAACGCTGGCACAACAAAGGGCCGACGGCGAGTGTTCCGATGATCCAAGCTTCCCGACAAAACGGCCCATAGGCCAACGCAGTCGTCAGACAATGCCTGCGTGGGCGACTTTCCGAGCCATCTCGTGACCGAACCGGCCCGGCGCAGATCCGGGCGATTCAAGGCGTCCGCGATCGGGGTCTTCGTGCTGGGCCTTTGCGCGCTGCTGGCCGGCGGCGCAGCGTCACCCGCGCTCGACACACCGGCCTTCCTGATCTCGGGGATGAGCGAGATCCCGTCGCCGCCACGGGGCACGTCGTGGGCGCCGGCGCCACGCGAGGCCGGCGGCCTGCGGATGGTCGCCCGCTCGGTCGGGCAGGACTTCAACCTCTACACGGCCGGGGGCGACCGCACCTTTCTGCCCGGCGTCGACCTCGGCGACACCACTCCGGGTGGCCTGCCGCGCGAGGGCTCGATCTCGGCCGCCCAGTACCGGGCGTGGTTCGCCGGGATGAGCTGGCTGGGGCTGCGCGTGGTGCGGATCTACCGGATCCACCCGCCCGCTTTCTACGAGCAGCTGGCCGCGTGGAACGAGGCGAACCCGGACACCCCGCTGTACCTCGTGCAGGGGGTGGCACTGCCGGATCAGACGTACGTGGCCAAGAAGAACCTCTTCGACCAGCGCGTCACCACCGCGTTCCGCCAGGAGCTGCAGGCGGCCGCCCGGGTGGTGGCGGGCGACTACCGCCGGACCACGGTGCCCGGCCGGATCGGCGGCACGTACACCACCGACGTCACGCCGTGGCTGGCCGGCTGGATCGTGGGCGACGAGATCGACCCTGCCGCGGCGGTCGCCTCGGACAAGCGCAACGCCGGTGTGCCGCGGTTCGCCGGCAAGTACTTCCGCAACACGCCCCGGTCGACACCCACCGAGCGCTGGCTCGCCGCGCGGATGAACGACCTGGCCGGGTTCGTCGCCGAGCACGGGGTCAGCCAGCCGATCGCCTTCGTGAACTGGCCCACCACCGATCCGCTGCGCCACCCCGGGGAACCCCTCGAGCAGGAGGACCTGATCGGGATCGACGCCAACCACGTGCTGCCCACGGCGGAGTGGCCGGCCGGGACGTTCGCCAGCTATCACGCGTACCCGTTCTATCCGGACTTCCTGCGCCACGAGCCGGATCTGGTCGCGTACGAGTACGGCGGGCGCGCCGACCCGTACGCGGGATACGTGGCAGGCCTGCGCCGGCACCACTCGTCGATACCCACCCTGATCACCGAGTTCGGGGTGCCGTCGTCGATCGGCTCGGCCCACAACGCTCCCCTGGGCCGCACCCAGGGCGACCACAGCGAGCAGGACGCGATGCGGATCAACGCCGAGTTGCTGCGCCTGATTCGCGACCAGGGCCTGAGCGCCGGGTTCGTGTTCAGCTGGGCCGACGAGTGGTGGCGTTACACGTGGAACACGGAGGGCGTGCAGGACCCGCGGCGCCGGCAGCTCTGGCACGACCCGATGACCAACGAGCAGAACTTCGGCGTGCTCGCGATGGACGCGCAGGGGCAGCCTGACACCGCCGAGCAGCACCTGCTCAACGGCGGCGGGTGGCCGGCCACCGACGTCGACGCGTGGGTGGACGAGACGTACCTGCATCTGGAGATCGGACTCGGGGACTCGCCGCCGGGAACCATGATGGTCAACTTCGACGTGCTGCCGGGGGTGACCGGCCCGCCGATGCCGGGCAGCTCCGACCGGCGGCCGGACGCCGTCTTCGCGCTCAACCTGGTCGGGCGCAACGGGCAGGCGTACGTGCGCAATCAGATCGACCCGATGCGGGTGGACTTCTCGGTGCCGGCCGCCGAGCGTGGGCAGTCCCCGACCGGCTGGAAGCCCTTCGAGTTGATCGTGAACCGGGCGCTCACCGTGCCGCCGAGCGGCGTCAAGCTCCCGGTCGAGCTGCAGAACGCCGGGTGGCTGCGGCACGGGACGTGGGACACCGGCGACGCCGCCGCGGACAGCCGGGCGCTGTGGCGTCTCGACGGCGACAACCTGACCGTACGGGTGCCGTGGGCGATGCTGGGTTTTGCCGACCCGTCGGCCCACCGGGTCGCCGTGCCGAAGGACGGGAAGCTGACCATGCAGGTCAGCCCGGGTGTGACGGTGTCGCTCACCGCATCGGGAACCGACCAGGTGATCGGGCAGGTGCGGTGGTCGGACTGGTTGCGCCCGCACTACTCGGAGCGGATCAAGCAGGGGGCCGCGAGCCTGCGGGACGCCGCGCTGGCTACTGCCGCCGGCTCAGCTTGAGCAGACCGGCGCCGGCGGCGATCAGCAGGACTCCGGCCACGACCAGCAGCAGCGGGTTCCGGGCGGGCCGGTACGGCCGGGGGTAGCCGGCGCCCCAGCAGTACACCTCGCCGTCCTCCGTCAGCGCGCAGGTGCTGTCCCCGTCGGCGACCAGTTGCACCACCTTGCCGTCGAGACCGACCTCGACCAGACCGCCCCGGTCGGCGTTCGCGGGCGTCCCGGCCAGGGACAACGCCACCACGACGGCCAAGATCGCCAATACCCGTCGCGTGATCGTCATGCAAGCATTATGGGCGTTTTGTACGCTTTAGTGGGGTTTCGACACACCGGCGATCAGCCTCGCGCGGCCCTCACAGGTGGTACACAGGAACGCGAAAGGAAGCGCATAGCGTGGCCCGCGACAGTAGGGGCATGACGATGGCGAACTCAGACTCGAGCACCGATCTCCGCCGGTCCGACGGGAGCCCCGTACGGGTCCTCGTGGTCGACGACGAGCCGACGCTGGCCGAGTTGCTGAGCATGGCGCTGCGCTACGAGGGCTGGGAGGTTCGCAGCGCGGGCGACGGGCAGACCGCCGTACGGACCGCTCGTGAGTTCCGCCCCGACGCCGTCGTCCTCGACATGATGCTTCCCGACATCGACGGGCTCGAGGTGCTGCGCCGGTTGCGCGGCGAGTCGCCCGAGGTGCCGGTGCTGTTCCTGACGGCCAAGGACTCGGTGGAGGACCGGATCACCGGCCTCACCGCGGGCGGCGACGACTACGTGACCAAGCCGTTCAGCCTGGAAGAGGTGGTGGCCCGGCTCCGCGGCCTGATGCGCCGGATGGGCCGCTCCCACCTGCGGGCAGAGTCGCAGCTGATCGTCGGCGACCTCACGCTCGACGAGGACAGCCACGAGGTGCGCCGCGGCGGCGATCTGGTCACGCTGACCGCCACCGAGTTCGAACTGCTGCGTTACCTCATGCGCAACCCCCGCCGGGTGCTGAGCAAGAGCCAGATCCTCGACCGGGTGTGGAACTACGACTTCGGCGGGCAGGCCAACGTGGTCGAGCTCTACATCTCGTACCTGCGCAAGAAGATCGACGCGGGCCGCACCCCGATGATCCACACGATGCGCGGGGCGGGTTATGTCCTCAAACCGGCCGACTGAGATGACCTGGACGCACCCGTCGCGTTGGCGCAGCCCCGCCGGGTGGCCCCTGCGTACGCGGATCGTGGCCATCATCATGGTGCTGCTCACGGTGCTGGGCCTGGTCGTCGGCGGCACCGCGTACGTTTTCCTCCGCGACACCCTCTACACCCAGGTCGACGCGAAGCTCGACACGGCCGGGCGGCCCGGTCCCGGCGGCGGCAAGTTCACGTTCCCGTTCGACGACACCCACCCGTTCCGCGGCGCCGAGATCGGGTCGATCACTATCACCTACACCGGTGTGAGCGACGTCGAGGGCGGGCTGGTCGAGGGCTTCACCAACACCGACGGCTTTCCCGACACCCGCTACAAGCCGCTCGGCGACGTCGCCACC from Paractinoplanes brasiliensis encodes the following:
- a CDS encoding sensor histidine kinase, which produces MRLLNLHSWTLRRRILALCVTVGVLLSALGVLAAITAAQNNRQLDDVLDRASPMRANGEMLNTAYVDQETGVRGFAITGEEANLEPYTRGLADEARLITTLDRLIHPEDTEVRQALDVVRQRADEWRREVAEPVIATVRSEGTQAAQQEIKGTSTAQFDALRNAIAAMQGDIQVLRTESADAAKAGSRTMVAIQIAAAAIIILAGSALLLLLDRMVSRPVTELAEQVRGVADGDYGKRIVSSGSPELAGLADDVDGMRRKISAELNEVREARAQIEWVNDQLKAQTEELTRSNRDLEQFAYVASHDLQEPLRKVASFCQLLQRRYAGKLDERADQYIAFAVDGAQRMQRLINDLLAFSRIGRLTAGFTEVPLDQVLTDVKSQLEPRAGEDAEISWTGLPTVEGEEPLLTTLFVNLIGNSLKFRRPDVPPVIRVSAERDGDEWRVNVRDNGIGIETEFADKVFVIFQRLHARDAYEGTGIGLAIVKKIVEYHGGRIWLDLDVEEGTSIWFTLPVLPGFADEKPTAPAQETQKEVTA
- a CDS encoding PP2C family protein-serine/threonine phosphatase → MTEHSVAPRARPVVPAYQERLRVLLVEDDEGDAFLVRELLHEADAPFDLRVATSLREARGLLTGIQCVLLDLGLPDAEGIDGLRKLLAMAGSAAVCVLTGRSDEHLGVAAVAEGAQDYLVKGQVDGVLLTRALRYAVERKRADENAQRLREVELRQAESARLERGLLPQPLMSTDRVAVHTFYRSGRALGLLGGDFFDVVQVGDNKLQVIVGDVCGHGVDEAALGVELRVAWRALVLAGVADEQILPSLEQVLMSERRAREVFATVAAVTIDLDGNKAVVRLAGHPPPVLLRDGRVGPVQARTGIVLGVRPRPTPATEVEFSRDDWSLLMYTDGLIEGHTGAGNERLDVSGLCALLDEPAARTVPLPALPAWLVGRAEHANGGPLADDVAMLLISRGNGR
- a CDS encoding M28 family peptidase, with the translated sequence MRVPAITDPAHRALAALVAVVVLALAGVAGLAAIRPPSARPASAPAAEFSAGRAFEQVEAIARRPHPVGSPANDEVREHLLTTLRGLGLSPEVQDTVSIEGARLSAGAGGAGLARVRNVVARIPGTGSTGRIFLVAHYDSAQVAPGGNDDAAGTSTILEVARALLAGPRPRNDVVLVLTDGEEACVCGAKAFVDQHPLARDGGVVLNIEARGSSGPAIMFETSAGNGGLVGAYAHAARPVGTSFAVEIYRLMPNDTDFTPFRESGFAGMNSAYIDGAAVYHAPTDVPAAMNRDSLQHHGDNTLAVTRELAGRDLATLKDTDGGDATYFPVPGLLVRHPGSLVWPIAVLALVAVAALAWAARRRELITTRRALVAGALALAPIVLAPVLAQALWLFLATIRPAYAGMPIDPYQPGLYRLAVILMSAAVVLAWFALLRRRLGPAALAIAGLAWLAVLGLVLAAVVPGGSYLAAVPALAGALTGLVAVLTRGWVPVLAVALGGAVATVILLPTVIMLFPALGLGLGAAGAFLTVLLGLALVPALDLIHPRAGGQRGLEALRSRRRGALPALVAAVAALACAVAGLAVDRFDAEHPALTHLMYALDADNGTARWVSAESRVQGWTGQFVHGDPHRVDDTLPSFGPEQVRTGDAPAANLPAPQLTVESDTRTGESRALVLRLKPQRPARLVTLHVAAGTQVESATVGGRPMPAREPIDGAWAWGFIFHAPPADGIEIKLTVRGTGQVKFRAMDGSDGLTELPGFRPRPPAIGVVGSHTSELLGVAKTYTF
- a CDS encoding Smr/MutS family protein, which translates into the protein MKLKLDLHDIFNKGQEIDRALRGIIDEAVQKKASTVEIIPGKGSGALKKKVLRFLDQKEIKQLYHRVEKDGDNWGRLFVHFRHNESTGRRGRGR
- a CDS encoding tetratricopeptide repeat protein, with the protein product MDLLEEYRRATFFFESGDPLGAAKLLEPIVEAEPRNTAVRQLLARAYFNSAQLGRAEAHLRALVAHDPSDHYAHHVLGRTLERDGRFREALPHLRLAAAMKHHSDYQDALHRVEQWLGKAEDSQ
- a CDS encoding RCC1 domain-containing protein; protein product: MTITRRVLAILAVVVALSLAGTPANADRGGLVEVGLDGKVVQLVADGDSTCALTEDGEVYCWGAGYPRPYRPARNPLLLVVAGVLLIAAGAGLLKLSRRQ
- a CDS encoding response regulator transcription factor, which produces MTMANSDSSTDLRRSDGSPVRVLVVDDEPTLAELLSMALRYEGWEVRSAGDGQTAVRTAREFRPDAVVLDMMLPDIDGLEVLRRLRGESPEVPVLFLTAKDSVEDRITGLTAGGDDYVTKPFSLEEVVARLRGLMRRMGRSHLRAESQLIVGDLTLDEDSHEVRRGGDLVTLTATEFELLRYLMRNPRRVLSKSQILDRVWNYDFGGQANVVELYISYLRKKIDAGRTPMIHTMRGAGYVLKPAD